In Drosophila santomea strain STO CAGO 1482 chromosome 3L, Prin_Dsan_1.1, whole genome shotgun sequence, a single window of DNA contains:
- the LOC120449682 gene encoding myb-like protein AA, with translation MAFSRHNIEKRRLIELVRLNPILWDCRLPHYKRSDKRKAIKWNELGRLFNVSGERVQRTFTSLREIFRRELNHEKMLGTTRFKSKWEYYDAMAFLKEVIRERKSRERIKHGSLDHAPLTTGNNNNSIHNNSINSTNNNNNNNNNNNNNSVSRNSSNNNSNGAVLDEYQYFAPSDPNNPNNQPQPDLKSSLAVTTTSLGLKLSQLPAALQQQAQHLQALQLQPDVTLTSLQKQPLATSTSIITPVPLAQTSPAQVLSSSRSCSSSPSIYIKDEPCSPLGGCPEERMTGNGLEATRKKLATIRPQTKQQLKARLQLPTPKNSSAYATSPPHLIINANNELIDTDAGDLEEDLDDFDEDDDVTGHCSPIVGQSDMMGADGRLSVGSIYIGDDGDCGRGLGRAHTQARHVPTSRELLYMKFGEFLAARLNTLHETVANELMNKMLLLIAEK, from the exons ATGGCCTTTTCCCGTCACAACATCGAGAAGCGCCGACTCATCGAGCTCGTGCGACTCAACCCTATCCTCTGGGACTGCCGCCTGCCGCACTACAAGCGCTCGGACAAGCGAAAGGCCATCAAATGGAACGAGCTGGGGCGGCTCTTCAACGTCAGTGGCGAGCGGGTGCAGCGTACGTTTACTTCGCTCCGCGAGATCTTCCGCCGGGAGCTGAACCACGAAAAGATGCTGGGCACTACGCGTTTCAAGTCCAAGTGGGAATACTACGATGCCATGGCCTTCCTCAAGGAGGTCATTCGGGAGCGCAA ATCCCGCGAGCGCATCAAACACGGTTCTTTGGATCACGCACCATTGACCacaggcaacaacaacaacagcatccacaacaacagcatcaacagcaccaacaacaacaacaacaacaacaacaacaacaacaacaacagcgtAAGCCGcaatagcagcaacaacaacagcaacggtGCGGTCCTTGACGAATATCAATACTTTGCTCCCAGCGACCCCAACAACCCGAACAATCAGCCGCAGCCCGACCTAAAGAGTAGTCTGGCAGTGACTACTACCAGTCTAGGTCTCAAACTTAGTCAGTTGCCAGCTGccctgcagcagcaggcccAGCACCTCCAAGCCCTACAGTTGCAACCGGACGTGACACTGACCTCCCTGCAGAAACAGCCTCTggccacttccacttccattaTCACACCCGTGCCCTTAGCACAAACCTCGCCCGCCCAGGTGTTGTCCAGCTCGCGCTCCTGCAGCTCTTCGCCTTCCATCTACATAAAGGACGAGCCGTGTTCTCCGTTAGGGGGTTGCCCGGAAGAAAGGATGACTGGAAATGGTTTAGAGGCGACGCGGAAGAAGCTGGCCACGATTCGTCCGCAGACCAAACAGCAACTTAAAGCGCGTCTGCAGCTGCCCACGCCCAAAAACTCATCCGCGTACGCTACGTCACCGCCACATTTGATCATTAATGCCAACAACGAGCTTATTGACACCGACGCCGGGGACCTGGAGGAGGACCTGGACGACTtcgacgaggacgacgacgtGACCGGACACTGCTCACCAATCGTCGGTCAGTCGGACATGATGGGTGCCGACGGCAGACTCTCGGTCGGAAGCATTTATATCGGAGATGATGGTGACTGTGGAAGAGGTCTGGGTAGAGCACACACTCAAGCGCGACACGTGCCTACCTCCAGAGAGCTGCTCTACATGAAATTCGGTGAATTTCTTGCCGCCAGATTGAACACTTTGCATGAGACTGTAGCTAATGAGCTGATGAACAAGATGCTGCTGCTAATCGCAGAAAAGTGA
- the LOC120449125 gene encoding putative ATP-dependent RNA helicase BoYb has translation MMKISDEKLANIMENLEKTWQRITVSTSSSSRGSDYELDDSYCTQDVVRPLVATNCSEYAVAHANCLLRPARRFAEVFLLPHILETMRNLGLNRLLRLQSYTWPHLAGGSGHGAMIVGAPGSGRTLAYVPSVCHAVSSTLMECTCQRKDVKHECWQTDQYGPLALILVPDLRRVHQVSALCQAMLRKAQKKNWLTLTLNISSTKGTQFFLKLLNGVGCLVATPAQLVWFWQEAPGLMRFPCLQFLVYDDVDLMSKEQLQNAQQVLQEILPLSHSPQVVMVSKSYCPTLMSKLRAVTDKPAIVFGDILEAAVYGGARIRISIIQSVAKVNAVVQMLQQWSPKEYRTVIFCSDDCDMQCLVAALEDRNYSCLPYYQTSDLVVREQVNNWRERSHGVILLCTDNCPELDIRDAHTLIHHSMSQSWSKFKLRHLKISDNLCNIVDSTANIVKMPLNSLVLLDNNNHRQLPRLVDFLQLHQKVDYYLVEVAKRVRQELSEARNDQHALCDQILLLGKCYDPVCESRHYQSHLDRRPDYLPASGDVKVQLVKVYSPTHFCVRLLEHLPIIGTWQMMEYSAVQEFGMQLMQSKEPRRYWPPVVGTICMYHTTLTKERVRVLKVATIKNPNIVQSDLTVELQALDVDTRIFSTNCGKLFECPETLQQKAPLACDLRLYGCVPYSGEHSWSEEDCRNVKYILTQFPKDYFLQTKIHFVAAGTLFVQDLVAMVYADQFKAHVRHLSLLRCLVETNLAKKCEHAAKRIREFFVEVLLNIKKDKNVQEKTNGKPNKEIKDAMTDQPGKLHSQPGLSGRCLKLANIAHESGKENELLQELQERRSKTPKAPHQSNESDRPQHNEDEFAQLHECIMKCAYLQIEDGGKPCKNSDHVVSDAVEFLNIVMNGALTNNRKPNTANDATPLTLISPDHTHEKIPLFLLPTNVVRPTVTYYQTMTTLELQVFLPEDDQEYQVQLLKAQLLFRAIFKSSDIILQFIMTLRFPYSTMSHHISGRTVYISVTKVLALIDPLAFGQYRFLKPNHDMFDKVDHHRLETQNRLVSFLEGMDYVKHSFEAQGDVSEDEERNMEGIERPDCHKIWDS, from the coding sequence ATGATGAAAATCAGCGATGAAAAGCTGGCCAACATAATGGAGAACCTTGAAAAGACCTGGCAGAGGATCACCGTCAGCACTTCTTCGAGCAGCAGAGGCTCAGACTACGAGCTTGACGACTCGTATTGCACCCAGGATGTCGTCCGGCCCCTGGTGGCTACTAACTGCTCCGAGTATGCGGTGGCCCATGCAAATTGCTTGTTGCGTCCGGCTCGTCGATTTGCGGAGGTTTTTCTGCTGCCGCACATCCTGGAAACGATGAGGAATTTGGGCCTAAACCGGTTGCTCCGACTGCAGAGCTACACATGGCCACACTTGGCCGGAGGATCTGGGCACGGGGCGATGATTGTGGGGGCTCCGGGCAGTGGTCGCACTTTGGCTTATGTACCATCTGTTTGCCATGCCGTTTCCAGCACCCTAATGGAATGCACATGCCAGCGCAAGGATGTGAAGCACGAGTGCTGGCAAACGGATCAGTATGGGCCCCTAGCCTTGATCCTTGTGCCTGATCTGCGACGCGTTCACCAGGTGAGCGCCTTGTGTCAAGCCATGCTGCGCAaggcgcagaaaaaaaactgGCTTACATTGACCCTCAATATTTCCTCCACGAAAGGTACCCAGTTCTTTCTGAAGCTATTGAACGGAGTTGGTTGCCTGGTGGCCACTCCTGCTCAGCTGGTATGGTTTTGGCAAGAGGCCCCTGGACTAATGCGATTCCCCTGCCTGCAGTTCCTAGTGTACGACGACGTGGACCTGATGTCCAAGGAGCAGCTACAGAATGCCCAGCAGGTGCTGCAGGAGATCCTCCCCCTGTCACACTCTCCCCAAGTAGTAATGGTTTCAAAGTCATATTGTCCCACGCTGATGTCTAAACTAAGAGCGGTCACCGATAAACCGGCTATTGTATTCGGCGATATTCTGGAGGCGGCCGTTTACGGCGGAGCACGTATACGGATCTCCATAATCCAGTCAGTAGCTAAAGTTAATGCAGTGGTCCAAATGCTGCAGCAGTGGTCTCCCAAGGAGTACCGTACCGTTATTTTTTGCAGCGATGACTGTGACATGCAGTGCCTTGTGGCAGCTCTGGAAGACCGAAACTACAGCTGTCTGCCTTACTACCAGACTTCAGATCTGGTGGTTCGGGAGCAAGTCAATAACTGGCGGGAAAGAAGCCACGGTGTTATCCTGCTGTGCACAGACAACTGCCCGGAGCTGGACATCCGAGATGCGCACACCCTAATCCATCACAGTATGAGTCAGTCGTGGAGCAAGTTTAAATTAAGGCACCTCAAAATATCCGACAATCTGTGCAATATCGTGGATTCCACAGCAAACATTGTTAAGATGCCACTGAATTCTCTGGTGCTCCTTGACAATAACAATCACCGTCAACTGCCGCGTCTCGTTGACTTTCTTCAGCTGCACCAAAAAGTGGACTACTACTTGGTTGAGGTGGCCAAACGGGTACGGCAGGAGTTGAGCGAAGCCAGGAATGACCAGCATGCGTTGTGCGACCAAATCCTACTCCTGGGCAAATGCTACGATCCTGTTTGCGAGAGCCGTCATTACCAATCCCATTTGGATAGGAGGCCTGACTATTTGCCTGCGTCTGGAGATGTTAAAGTTCAGCTGGTCAAGGTTTACTCGCCGACACATTTTTGCGTTCGCTTACTTGAACACCTACCGATCATAGGCACCTGGCAAATGATGGAATACTCGGCTGTGCAGGAATTTGGTATGCAGCTGATGCAGAGCAAGGAGCCCCGACGCTACTGGCCACCTGTTGTCGGAACAATTTGTATGTACCACACCACATTGACAAAAGAGCGGGTTCGCGTCCTGAAAGTGGCGACTATCAAAAACCCTAATATAGTTCAATCCGATTTGACGGTTGAACTCCAGGCGCTAGATGTTGACACGCGGATCTTCTCTACCAATTGTGGAAAACTGTTTGAGTGTCCGGAGACGTTGCAGCAAAAGGCGCCGTTGGCCTGCGATCTGCGGCTTTACGGTTGTGTGCCTTATTCCGGGGAGCACAGCTGGAGTGAAGAAGACTGTCGTAATGTAAAGTACATTCTTACCCAATTTCCAAAGGATTACTTCCTCCAGACCAAAATACATTTCGTCGCCGCAGGAACTTTGTTTGTCCAGGATCTGGTGGCCATGGTGTATGCTGATCAATTTAAGGCTCATGTGCGGCATCTAAGCCTATTACGGTGTCTTGTTGAAACCAATTTAGCCAAAAAATGTGAGCATGCTGCCAAAAGGATTCGGGAATTTTTTGTGGAggtgttattaaatataaaaaaagatAAGAACGTTCAGGAAAAAACGAATGGCAAaccaaacaaagaaattaaagaTGCGATGACCGATCAGCCAGGCAAACTGCACAGCCAGCCCGGTTTAAGCGGAAGGTGTCTGAAACTGGCCAATATTGCTCACGAGTCAGGCAAGGAAAACGAGCTGCTTCAGGAACTGCAAGAAAGACGATCTAAAACACCGAAAGCACCACACCAATCCAACGAATCTGACAGGCCTCAGCACAATGAAGACGAATTTGCCCAGCTGCACGAGTGTATCATGAAATGCGCCTATCTGCAGATAGAAGATGGGGGCAAACCGTGTAAGAATTCGGACCATGTGGTCAGCGATGCAGTTGAATTCCTTAACATTGTGATGAACGGTGCTCTTACAAATAATCGAAAGCCGAATACTGCCAATGATGCTACACCATTGACTTTGATATCGCCTGACCATACCCATGAGAAGATTCCATTATTTCTACTACCTACTAATGTAGTGCGTCCGACCGTGACCTACTATCAGACCATGACTACCTTAGAGTTACAGGTATTTCTTCCAGAAGATGACCAAGAATACCAGGTGCAACTGCTCAAAGCACAGTTGCTCTTCAGGGCCATTTTCAAGTCCTCAGATATAATACTACAGTTTATCATGACCCTCAGATTTCCATACAGCACAATGAGTCACCACATCAGCGGACGGACCGTGTACATAAGTGTTACAAAGGTGCTGGCCCTTATCGATCCTTTGGCATTTGGCCAGTATCGATTTCTCAAGCCTAATCATGATATGTTCGATAAAGTGGATCACCACCGCCTGGAGACACAAAACCGATTGGTTAGTTTCCTGGAGGGTATGGATTATGTGAAGCACAGTTTTGAGGCTCAGGGCGATGTCAGTGAGGACGAAGAAAGGAATATGGAAGGAATTGAGCGTCCAGACTGCCATAAAATATGGGACTCATAA